The proteins below are encoded in one region of Hordeum vulgare subsp. vulgare chromosome 3H, MorexV3_pseudomolecules_assembly, whole genome shotgun sequence:
- the LOC123443842 gene encoding uncharacterized protein LOC123443842: MGEADADADASNGGGDPQKLKRIGAGAYDYENDARWAGYWSNVLVPPHLASRPDVVDHFKRKFYQRYIDPDLVVEPISSTSSTQSNRSAASSSSTPSSENARARDTGSSARSTGASQSPPTERTGNSLRFDGRTIHFSINAWVLFVASLGILPILPKDVASKAYRLSLLGTICSSAYSLYCTYGKPRAWNMPAIQPWLQSIIVAKDFVHLMFSLMMFTSNVRFKIVLLPVLCWTLDHVARFLRRNFARSSLYRRYMEEPCLWVETNNTTISLLCSNAEITLGFLMIVSLFSWKRNIIQTFMYFHLLKLMYHAPVTSGYHQSVWARIGRAINPHIHRYTPFLNTPISAVQRWWLR; this comes from the exons ATGGGGGAGGCGGACGCGGACGCGGACGCGAGCAATGGCGGCGGGGATCCGCAGAAGCTGAAGCGGATCGGGGCGGGAGCGTACGATTACGAGAACGATGCACGGTGGGCGGGCTACTGGTCCAACGTCCTCGTCCCGCCCCACCTGGCCTCCCGCCCCGACGTCGTCGATCACTTCAAGCGCAAGTTCTACCAGCGATACATc GACCCTGATTTGGTGGTTGAGCCAATATCTTCCACAAGTTCAACTCAATCAAACAGATCAGCAGCAAGTTCTTCATCTACACCATCCAGTGAGAATGCCCGAGCTCGTGACACAG GATCTAGTGCGAGATCAACTGGAGCATCCCAATCACCACCAACAGAAAGGACAGGAAACTCTTTACGGTTCGATGGACGAACCATACATTTCTCTATCAATGCTTGG GTATTGTTTGTTGCTAGTCTTGGAATACTTCCAATTCTACCGAAAGATGTCGCAAGCAAAGCATATAGACTTTCGTTGCTAGGAACAATATGCTCGTCAGCATATTCTTTATACTGCACTTATGGG AAACCAAGAGCATGGAACATGCCTGCAATTCAGCCTTGGCTGCAGTCTATAATTGTAGCCAAGGACTTTGTTCATTTGATGTTCTCTCTTATGATGTTCACATCAAATGTACGCTTTAAGA tTGTTCTACTGCCTGTGCTTTGCTGGACACTTGATCATGTTGCTAGATTCCTGAGGCGTAATTTTGCACGCTCTTCTCTCTACAG GAGGTACATGGAGGAGCCTTGTTTGTGGGTGGAAACAAACAACACTACAATCAGCCTTCTTTGTTCAAATGCTGAAATTACCCTTGGCTTTCTTATGATCGTATCACTTTTCTC GTGGAAACGCAACATAATTCAGACATTCATGTACTTTCAT CTGCTGAAGTTGATGTACCATGCTCCTGTAacatcgggttatcatcagagtgTGTGGGCGAGAATTGGCCGGGCCATAAACCCTCACATTCATCGGTAC